The window CCAGCTCGCCGGCCTGCGGGCCCGCGCCGCCATCCTGCGGGCGCACGGCGACCGCCCGGGAGCCGTCCGCGCCTACCAGCGGGCCGCAAAGCTCGCCGCCGGCCTACCGGCGCCCTTCGAATGCGCCCTGCTGCAGTACGACTACGGGACGTGCCTACTCGCCGAGGGCCAGACAGCCGAGGCCGTCACCGCACTGCGCGCCGCCCGCGAGCTGTTCGCCGGCCTCGGCGCCGCTCCCTACCTCGGGCGCTGCGAGGCGCTTCTGGCGGGCCGCGACGTGCCCGGCGCCGACAGGCCGGCCCGGCCCGCCGCCGTGACCGGCGGCCTCACGGCCCAGGAGCTCAACGTCGCCCGGCTGGCCGCCGACGGCCTGTCGAACAACGAGATCGCCGACCAGATGGTGCTGTCCGTGCGCACCATCGAGTTCCACCTCGGCAACGTCTACGCGAAGCTCGGTCTGCGCCGCACGCAACTTGCCGTCGCGCTCCAGCAGCGACCGCCGGTCGGATGAGCCTCACGCGGATGAGCCCCACGCGTACGCCCACGGCCAGCCCCGTGGAAAACCCCGTGTAATCCCCGGTGCCAGCGGCGGCCTCTGGAAGCTACCGTCAGGCCCTTCGGTCGACCTCGCGGCACAGGTCGAACTCCGCGCCCCGCGGAAGGAACCCTCACGATGCGGGTCATCGTCACGCTGCACCGCGCCACCGACGGCCGCCCCCACGGCGACGTCCGGCTCGACGGCGACCAGGACGTCCACCCGTTCTCCGGGTGGATCGAGCTCCTTCAGCTCCTCGAGCAGGCAGCCGTGCCGCCGCCGGCCGTCGGCACCACCGGCTGACGGGATGGGACGGCGCTGGGTCCGACGCACGAGATCGAGAGGTGCGGTTGGCCGGCGATGACGCTCAGTAGATGCCGGGGATGATCCGCCAGCGCACGCGAGAGCGGTACTCGTCCCAGAGCGCGCCGTACTTGGCGGCGCAGCGGCGGTCGTCGTCGATCTGGCGCGGCACGAGCAGGCCGACGTAGTAGAGGGGGTACAGCCAGGGAACGGGATCACCGGGCGCGCCGAGCGCGAGTGTGATGCCGGTGGCCATGAGGATCTCGCCGAGATAGTTGATATGGCGGGCGGCGCCCCAGAAACCGCCGCAGAGCAGCGTGCGTTCGCCGTCACTGACCGCGCGCGGCTCAAGCAGGCCGAAGGCGCGGGCGGTGGGATCGCGCTTGAAGAGGAACTTCTGCATGTTCGCCCCGCGCGCGAGCGTCCAGCCGGCGGCGAAGACGACGCCGGCGAGGACCAGCAGCCAGGCCGGCGCGTGCGGGTCGGGCTCGTCGGCCCGCGCCCAGAGGCCCACGCAGTAGAAGTACGGGTAGAAGACCAGGCAGCCCCAGCCGAGCTTGAAACCCACGCGCTCGGCGAAGAGGTCGTATGTATAGAGGTGGACGTTCTCGAAGGTGAGGTAGTCCACGACGAAGTAGGTCAGCAGCCCGGCCGAGAGCGCGATGGCGGCGCTGAGGTGGCCGGTGGCGAGACGCTGGTGGGCGGCGAACGACAGAACGTTGAGCTCGAGCAGTACCGCGCCCACCAGGTAGAGCCACATCTTCGCGTCGACCCTGCCGCCGCGCCAGCGCGGGTTCTCGCGGCGCCCGAGGTAGAAATCGGCGACGGGCGGCTTCCCGGTCGCCGCGGCGGGCAGGACGAGGGCGGCGGTGAACAGCAGGCCGAAGACGCAGGCGCCTGCGAGCTCGGCCCAGCGGTGGCGCCAGAGCTCGTCGGCCGGCACCGCGCTCACGGCGACGAGCAGCACGGCGATCCCGACCGCGGCCACGAGGACCACGAGGCCGTTGAGTCGGTAGCGCAGCGGTTGGCCGCGATCGTCGCGCACGTAGCCGTCGATCCAGCGGGCGGGGAGGACGACGTGCAGGGCGAGGATGGCGCCGAAGAGGATCCACGGCAGAAAGAACCCAAGGATCACGATGCGTCGAAGCCCTTCGTCGCGCGGCCCATGATGGCGGTGGCGGTGGCGCGCGGCAGCACACGGCGCATGACGAGCGCGGCGAGCTTGTTTGTGCGGCCCGGGGTCACGAGCGCCATCCGGCCCAGGCCCGCGAGGGCGGCCTCGACGACCTGATCGGGGTCGAGGGTTCCCGGCGCGTCGCGCCCCACGGTCGCGGCGTAGCCGGGCGTGCGCACGGCGCCGGCCACACAGGCGAGGACATCGACGCCGACGGGGCGCAGCTCGGCATGCAGGCTCTCGGCCAGGGACGTGGTGAAGGCCTTGCTGGCGGCGTAGGCGGCAAGGCCCGGGCCGCCCTGGTTGCCGGCCAGCGAGGACATCAGGATGACCGTGCCGCGGCGGCGCTCGACCATCGCGGGGACGAGCTGGTGGATGAGGGCCAGCGGGCCGCGAACGTTGACATCGACGAGGCGCTGGGCGTCCTGCGGCGGATGGTCCAGCAGGAGGCCCGTGAAGGAGAAGGCCGCGTTGTAGACGGCGGTGCCGATCTCGAGCCCGCTGCCGGCCGCGGCGAGGCGGTCCGCGAAGCCCGGCTCGGCGAGGTCGGCGGCCAGCGTGCGCACCTCGACCTCGTGCTTGGCGGCCAGGCGCTGTGCCGTCTCTTCGAGCGGCTTGGGGCGGCGTCCGATGGCCAGGACGTGCAGGCCGCGCCGGGCGAGGGCCTCGACCCAGGCAGCCCCGAGGCCCTCGGAGGCCCCAGCGACGACAGCCCACGGCCCATGCGGCATATGAGTGCGAAACGCGGCCATATGAACCAACTTTATCCAGGGCATCCCGCCTTGCGCCGCCGGCTGATGGGCCGGCCCACGTCCCGTGGCGCTATTTGAGGGTGCCGTCGGTGACCTTGGCGCGCAGGTCTGAGCGCGCCGCGGCCGTCAGACGCGGATGGGAGTCCGGGCCGAGCGTGGAGGTAACGGCGTATTCCGGGCCGGCGTGCCACGACTGCCCGCTCCGGGGAGGATCTGGGGCATGCGCATCGTAGGCGTGGCGGAGTTCGGGGGCCTGGTAGCCCGGTACCTGGGGAAACGGTCCGAGGGGGCGGCGGGCACGGCGCCGCTGGTGGTGGCGTCGGGGAACTTCGCGACGCCGGTGGTCGCGCTGCGGGCGGTGAACGACGCGGTCGAGGCGTACCGGCTGTTCGCGATCAACGCGCAACGCGACCTGCCGGTGCGAGCGGGCATCACCTGCGTCACGCCGTTCGTCGGCCCGGGGATGCGCGGCCAGCCGTCGCTGGAGTACGTGCCCTGCCGGCTCAGCCTCGTCCCCCGGCTGCTGGCGACCACGCACCGCCCGGACGTCGTCGTGCTGCATACCAGTGCCCCGATCGACGGCAAGGTGTCGCTGGGAACGGAGGTCAACGTCCTGCCGGCAGCGGTCGAGGCGGCGCGCGCCTCGGGCGGGCTGGTCGTCGCGCAGGTCAACCCGCGGATGCCTTACACCTACGGCGACGGCGAACTGAGCGTGGAGGCGGTGGACCTCGCCGTCGAGGCGGACGTCCCGCTCGCGAGCCCGGCGGCGGTGTCGTCCAGCGCGGCGTCCGACGCTGACGGCGTGCGGGCGGCGATCGGTGAGCGGGTGGCGGCGCTGGTACCCGACGGCGCGACCCTGCAGCTCGGCATCGGCGCCGTGCCCGACGCGACGCTCGCCGCGCTGACCGGCAGCCAGGGCCTGCGGATCTGGACCGAGACGTTCTCCGACGGGGTGCTCGCCCTCGACCGGGCCGGCGCGCTGGACG of the Pseudofrankia saprophytica genome contains:
- a CDS encoding ergosterol biosynthesis protein, with amino-acid sequence MILGFFLPWILFGAILALHVVLPARWIDGYVRDDRGQPLRYRLNGLVVLVAAVGIAVLLVAVSAVPADELWRHRWAELAGACVFGLLFTAALVLPAAATGKPPVADFYLGRRENPRWRGGRVDAKMWLYLVGAVLLELNVLSFAAHQRLATGHLSAAIALSAGLLTYFVVDYLTFENVHLYTYDLFAERVGFKLGWGCLVFYPYFYCVGLWARADEPDPHAPAWLLVLAGVVFAAGWTLARGANMQKFLFKRDPTARAFGLLEPRAVSDGERTLLCGGFWGAARHINYLGEILMATGITLALGAPGDPVPWLYPLYYVGLLVPRQIDDDRRCAAKYGALWDEYRSRVRWRIIPGIY
- a CDS encoding SDR family NAD(P)-dependent oxidoreductase; translation: MAAFRTHMPHGPWAVVAGASEGLGAAWVEALARRGLHVLAIGRRPKPLEETAQRLAAKHEVEVRTLAADLAEPGFADRLAAAGSGLEIGTAVYNAAFSFTGLLLDHPPQDAQRLVDVNVRGPLALIHQLVPAMVERRRGTVILMSSLAGNQGGPGLAAYAASKAFTTSLAESLHAELRPVGVDVLACVAGAVRTPGYAATVGRDAPGTLDPDQVVEAALAGLGRMALVTPGRTNKLAALVMRRVLPRATATAIMGRATKGFDAS
- a CDS encoding acetyl-CoA hydrolase/transferase family protein; translation: MRIVGVAEFGGLVARYLGKRSEGAAGTAPLVVASGNFATPVVALRAVNDAVEAYRLFAINAQRDLPVRAGITCVTPFVGPGMRGQPSLEYVPCRLSLVPRLLATTHRPDVVVLHTSAPIDGKVSLGTEVNVLPAAVEAARASGGLVVAQVNPRMPYTYGDGELSVEAVDLAVEADVPLASPAAVSSSAASDADGVRAAIGERVAALVPDGATLQLGIGAVPDATLAALTGSQGLRIWTETFSDGVLALDRAGALDAGAELVTSFVFGSAELYAWLDRNARVRLLRTETVNDPAVIARQPAMTSINTALQVDLHAQANASYVRGRIYSGFGGQPDFVTGALHARGGHAIIALPSWHAKTATSTVVADLSEPATSFQHSYVVSEHGAASLWGRTHRQQADGIIRHVAHPAAREALTERAATWDAAGTAPGGPPPGSVPTARVPGSRLADPA